GTTACGCGGCTGTCCGCCAGGCGGTCGCGTGGTGCTACCGAGGAGGATCCATCAGCGCCGAGCCCCGCATCAACGACCGGATTCGCGTTCCCGAGGTGCGACTTGTCGGTCCCAGCGGCGAGCAGGTCGGGATTGTCCCGCTTGCCAAGGCCCTGGAGCTCGCACAGGAGTACGACCTCGACCTGGTCGAGGTGGCGGCGACAGCCCGTCCCCCCGTGTGCAAGCTCATGGACTACGGGAAGTTCAAGTACGAGTCGGCCATGAAGGCCCGTGAGGCGCGCAAGAACCAGGCGCACACGGTCATCAAGGAAATGAAGCTCCGGCCGAAGATCGACCCGCACGACTACGACACCAAGAAGGGTCACGTCGTCCGGTTCCTCAAGCAGGGGGACAAGGTCAAGATCACGATCATGTTCCGTGGTCGTGAGCAGTCCCGCCCCGAGCTGGGCTTCCGACTGCTCCAGCGTCTGGCTTCGGATGTCGAGGACCTCGGCTTCATCGAGTCGAACCCGAAGCAGGACGGCCGGAACATGATCATGGTTCTGGGCCCGCACAAGAAGAAGACCGAAGCAATGGCCGAAGCCCGTGAGGCCCAGGCCGCCCGCAAGGCGGAGCGTCAGGGACCGACCCCCGACGCCGAGCCCGAGGGTGACACCGCTGAGGCCCCGGCCGCAGCGGCCGAGGCTCCGGCCGAGACACCTTCCGAGGCGTGACCTCCGGGGGCAGCCATCCAGGCGCCCCCGGGCCCCTCGGAAACCACCCAAAGATCTGACGCCCCTGCAGTCCGGTGCCCGCACCGTGAGGGGCGCCACTGACGAGGAGATAACGGCGCGATGCCGAAGAACAAGACGCACAGCGGTGCCAGCAAGCGCTTCAAGATCACCGGCTCCGGCAAGGTGCTCCGCGAGAGGGCCGGCAAGCGCCACCTGCTCGAGCACAAGTCGTCCAAGAAGACCCGCTCGCTGACCGGCACGGTCGTCGTGGCTCCGGCCGACGCCAAGAAGATCAAGAAGCTTCTCGGCAAGTGAGGCGCTGCCTCCGGTGAACCCGGAGGCGCCCTCGATCCGACCGGGACCTATTCGTTTCCGGGTCTGGTGAGTCTGACTTCCGACCACCCGGCCCCGCTGCAAGGAGTTAAAAGTGGCACGCGTCAAGCGGGCAGTAAACGCCCACAAGAAGCGCCGGGCGATCCTCGAGGCCGCCAGCGGTTACCGCGGTCAGCGTTCGCGCCTGTACCGCAAGGCCAAGGAGCAGGTCACCCACTCCCTGGTCTACAACTACAACGACCGCAAGAAGCGCAAGGGCGACTTCCGTCAGCTCTGGATCCAGCGCATCAACGCGGCCGCCCGCCAGAACGGCATGACGTACAACCGCCTCATCCAGGGTCTGAAGGCCGCCAACATCGAGGTGGACCGCAAGATCCTGGCCGAGCTCGCGGTCAACGACGCCAACGCGTTCGCCGCCCTCGTCGAGGTCGCCCAGAAGGCCCTCCCGAGCGACGTCAACGCCCCGAAGGCCGCCTGATCCAGGCCGCACTTCCGAGCGTCCCAGCGCTCTGAGCCGGACCCGCAGGCGCATGCCGTCTGCGGGTCCGGTGCGTTGCACCACGTGTCGCGTACGTAGTCAGCCGTACGCGGAGAAACGTACGCAGAAAAGCTGACTTACGCAGAGAGGCTCGCCGCCGACCATGGGCACCCCCGAACTGATCTCCGCGCGATCGCCGCGAATCGCCGCCGCACGCCGGCTGGCCAGGCGTAACTTCCGCGGCAAGGAGCGCAGGTTCATCGCCGAGGGGCCGCAGGCCGTGCGGGAGGCCGCCGCGCACCGGGGCGGCGACGGCGAGCCCACCCTCACCGAGCTCTTCGCCACCGTCGAGGCGGCCGACCGGTACACCGACATCGTCGAAGCCGCCCGTGCCGCCGGCGCCCGTGTGCACCTCGCGGACGGCGACGTGCTCGCCGACGTCTCCCAGACCGTCACGCCCCAGGGCCTGATCGGCGTCTGCCGCTTCCTGGACTCGCCGTTCGAGGAGATCCTCGCGGCGAAGCCCACCCTGGTCGCCGTCCTCGCCCACGTACGTGACCCCGGCAACGCCGGCACGGTGCTGCGCTGCGCGGACGCCGCCGGGGCTGACGCCGTCGTGCTCACCGACGCCTCCGTCGACCTCTACAACCCGAAGTCGGTCCGGGCCTCCGTCGGCTCGCTCTTCCACCTGCCGGTGGCCGTCGGCGTACCCGTGGAGGAGGCCGTGCGGGGACTCCGGGGCGCCGGGGTGCGCATCCTGGCCGCCGACGGCGCGGGCGAGGACGACCTCGACGACGAGCTCGACGCGGGCACCATGGGCGGGCCCACCGCCTGGGTGTTCGGCAACGAGGCCTGGGGCCTCCCGGAGGAGACACGCGCCCTGGCCGACGCCGTGGTCCGCGTCCCGATCCACGGCAGGGCCGAGAGCCTCAACCTCGCCACCGCCGCCGCGGTGTGTCTCTACGCCTCCGCACGGGCCCAGCGCCCGCGCCGCGCGGACTGATCCCCGCCGGCGCCCCACCGATCGATACGGGCCACACCCCGCCGGTGCCCGGCCGGAGGGTGTCGCCCGGCTGCTGACGCCTAGTAGGGTGACGAACTCGGGGGCCCACTGCACCGGTTCGAGAGGTGGGGTACGGGAAGATGGCTGTCGGCATGAGCAGGCCGCGAGCGACACACACGGCCGCCGTGCGCGCCCTCTCCGACGACGCCGGCGTGAGCCGAGCCGTCGGGGACCCCGCGACGGGCATCGACCCGGACGATCTGCCCGACGGTCTCGTCGTCGCCGACGAGAACGGCGAGGTCATCTGCTTCAACACGGCAGCCGCCCGGATCACCGCCACGCCCAGGGAGTCCGCGCTCGGCGCCTCCATCGGGCAGGCACTGCCCCTGGAGGACCTCAAAGGACGCCGCTGGTGGGATCTGACCGACCCCTACGGCGGCCTCGCCACCCGGGTCGGCCAGCCGGAGCGCAACCTGCTGCTCCCCGGCGGCCGTGAGGTCCTGGTCTCCGCCCGGTACGTCCGCGAGAGCCCCACCGGCCCGGTCAGGCGGCTCGTCGTGTCCCTGCGCGGCACCGAGGCCCGCCGTCGCACCGAGCTCAGCCACGCCGAGCTGATCGCCACCGTCGCCCACGAGCTGCGCTCCCCGCTGACCTCGGTCAAGGGCTTCACCGCCACGCTCCTGGCCAAGTGGGAACGCTTCACCGACGACCAGAAGCGGCTGATGCTGGAGACCGTCGACGCGGACGCCAACCGGGTCACCCGGCTGATCGCCGAGCTGCTCGACATCTCCAGGATCGACTCCGGCCGGCTCGAACTGCGCCGCCAGCCCGTGGACATCTCCGCCGCCGTCGAGCGCCACGTCCAGGCGCACACCGCGAACGGCCAGTCCCCCGACCGCTTCCTCGTCCGCACCCGGCAGCCGCTGCCCGCGCTCTGGGCCGATCCGGACAAGGTCGACCAGGTGCTCGGCAACCTCCTCGAAAACGCGGTGCGCCACGGCGAGGGAACCGTCACCATTGAGATCGCCCCTGCGCCCGCACCGGCGAAGAGCGACGAGAGCGGAACGGCGGTCACCGTGAGCGACGAAGGCCCCGGCATCCCCGAGGAGTCGATGGGCCGCGTCTTCACCCGCTTCTGGCGGGGCAGCAAGCGCGGCGGCACCGGCCTGGGCCTCTACATCGTCAAGGGCATCGTCGAGGCCCACGGCGGGACCATCACGGTCGACCGCGCACCCGGCGGCGGCGCCGAATTCCGATTTATCCTGCCCGTGAGCGCGCCCG
The DNA window shown above is from Streptomyces sp. Alt3 and carries:
- the infC gene encoding translation initiation factor IF-3, whose amino-acid sequence is MSAEPRINDRIRVPEVRLVGPSGEQVGIVPLAKALELAQEYDLDLVEVAATARPPVCKLMDYGKFKYESAMKAREARKNQAHTVIKEMKLRPKIDPHDYDTKKGHVVRFLKQGDKVKITIMFRGREQSRPELGFRLLQRLASDVEDLGFIESNPKQDGRNMIMVLGPHKKKTEAMAEAREAQAARKAERQGPTPDAEPEGDTAEAPAAAAEAPAETPSEA
- a CDS encoding TrmH family RNA methyltransferase codes for the protein MGTPELISARSPRIAAARRLARRNFRGKERRFIAEGPQAVREAAAHRGGDGEPTLTELFATVEAADRYTDIVEAARAAGARVHLADGDVLADVSQTVTPQGLIGVCRFLDSPFEEILAAKPTLVAVLAHVRDPGNAGTVLRCADAAGADAVVLTDASVDLYNPKSVRASVGSLFHLPVAVGVPVEEAVRGLRGAGVRILAADGAGEDDLDDELDAGTMGGPTAWVFGNEAWGLPEETRALADAVVRVPIHGRAESLNLATAAAVCLYASARAQRPRRAD
- the rplT gene encoding 50S ribosomal protein L20, with translation MARVKRAVNAHKKRRAILEAASGYRGQRSRLYRKAKEQVTHSLVYNYNDRKKRKGDFRQLWIQRINAAARQNGMTYNRLIQGLKAANIEVDRKILAELAVNDANAFAALVEVAQKALPSDVNAPKAA
- the rpmI gene encoding 50S ribosomal protein L35 — its product is MPKNKTHSGASKRFKITGSGKVLRERAGKRHLLEHKSSKKTRSLTGTVVVAPADAKKIKKLLGK
- a CDS encoding sensor histidine kinase, which encodes MAVGMSRPRATHTAAVRALSDDAGVSRAVGDPATGIDPDDLPDGLVVADENGEVICFNTAAARITATPRESALGASIGQALPLEDLKGRRWWDLTDPYGGLATRVGQPERNLLLPGGREVLVSARYVRESPTGPVRRLVVSLRGTEARRRTELSHAELIATVAHELRSPLTSVKGFTATLLAKWERFTDDQKRLMLETVDADANRVTRLIAELLDISRIDSGRLELRRQPVDISAAVERHVQAHTANGQSPDRFLVRTRQPLPALWADPDKVDQVLGNLLENAVRHGEGTVTIEIAPAPAPAKSDESGTAVTVSDEGPGIPEESMGRVFTRFWRGSKRGGTGLGLYIVKGIVEAHGGTITVDRAPGGGAEFRFILPVSAPAYLA